The following are encoded together in the Vespa velutina chromosome 3, iVesVel2.1, whole genome shotgun sequence genome:
- the LOC124948017 gene encoding LOW QUALITY PROTEIN: RNA-binding protein 45 (The sequence of the model RefSeq protein was modified relative to this genomic sequence to represent the inferred CDS: inserted 2 bases in 1 codon): protein MMVDHKERDFYSQMDPRSKNDDPPNSRLFVICHKSLEEDDIRKAFEKFGKIEDIWVVKDRNTGENKGVTYIKFSKTSEAAFALEEMNGKMLGMVGRPIKVMIASNRDQGSVRETNEEERWVRLFCVLPKSMTDSELQQEFSKFGQIEYATVVKDRNTNESKGFGYVKFKKVSSAAKAFEECDRKYKAVFAEPKKPKPENIDSKYNNGSSMSYDSLGHTSANFGKSSISLDIATNYPNPEGYTQLQVIAHPALNQDQLWKLFDIVPGMDYCHLKTDARYRMPRGQAIVVYSNPNAAAYAREKFHGFEYPPGHRMIVKPDTSNMSSKSSTKPSSNSATPARTDLAHLAETIAQATSLIQAAGLTAPSLEQTMCIKLPPAQPMANVDAEVAKRCFIVCGPPVPPXYAMKDAFCRFGNLIDVYMLPGKNCGYAKYATIASADEAIEVLHGQEICGSRLKVLEAEERSVGDDRRKRLRVDEDER from the exons ATGATGGTAGACCACAAAGAACGGGATTTTTACTCTCAAATGGATCCGCGATCAAAGAACGATGATCCGCCTAATTCGCGTTTATTCGTTATTTGTCACAAATCTCTCGAAGAAGATGACATACGGAAAGCCTTTGAGAAGTTCGGCAAGATCGAGGATATCTGGGTCGTTAAGGACCGAAATACTGGCGAGAATAAAg GGGTTACGTATATCAAATTTTCCAAGACGTCAGAAGCTGCATTTGCATTGGAGGAAATGAATGGCAAAATGCTGGGCATGGTTGGAAGACCTATCAAAGTGATGATCGCTTCAAA TCGTGATCAAGGATCTGTGAGAGAAACAAATGAAGAGGAAAGATGGGTCAGATTGTTCTGTGTGCTACCAAAGTCAATGACCGATAGTGAATTGCAACaagaattttctaaatttgGTCAAATAGAATACGCGACTGTTGTTAAAGATCGTAATACAAATGAATCTAAAGGTTTTGgttatgtaaaatttaaaaaagtatcCAGTGCAGCAAAAGCATTCGAAGAATGCGATAGGAAATATAAAGCAGTGTTTGCAGAACCAAAGAAACCGAAGCCTGAAAATATAGATTCTAAATACAATAATGGCTCTTCTATGTCTTACGATAGTCTTGGTCATACTTCTGCTAATTTTGGTAAAAGCAGCATCAGTCTAGATATAGCCACGAATTATCCGAATCCTGAAGGTTATACTCAATTACAAGTTATTGCGCATCCAGCTTTAAATCAAGACCAATTGTGGAAATTATTTGACATAGTACCTGGCATGGATTATTGTCATTTAAAAACAGACGCGAGATACAGAATGCCAAGAGGGCAAGCCATTGTGGTGTATTCGAATCCAAATGCAGCAGCATATGCTAGGGAAAAATTTCATGGCTTTGAATATCCTCCAGGTCATAGAATGATAGTTAAACCAGATACAAGTAATATGTCATCTAAAAGTTCAACAAAACCTAGCTCTAATTCAGCTACACCAGCAAGAACAGATTTAGCACATTTAGCTGAAACTATTGCTCAAGCTACTTCTTTGATTCAGGCAGCAGGATTAACAGCACCAA GCTTAGAGCAAACAATGTGCATTAAGTTACCACCTGCGCAACCAATGGCAAATGTGGATGCAGAGGTAGCCAAACGATGTTTCATCGTATGTGGTCCACCAGTACCACC ATATGCTATGAAAGATGCATTTTGTAGGTTTGGTAATttaatagatgtatatatgctTCCGGGAAAAAATTGTGGTTATGCCAAATATGCGACCATTGCGAGTGCAGACGAAGCTATTGag GTTCTACATGGGCAAGAAATATGTGGTTCTCGTCTTAAAGTATTGGAGGCAGAGGAACGAAGCGTTGGTGATGATCGTAGAAAACGATTAAGAGTTGACGAAGACGAACGTTAA